One Chryseobacterium sp. StRB126 genomic region harbors:
- a CDS encoding DJ-1/PfpI family protein yields MKAWAEKEWGKEYPVDMTLDQAQASDYDALVLPGGVINPDQLQTNDQSISFVKDFFKYQQYLFHNKKHL; encoded by the coding sequence ATTAAAGCCTGGGCTGAGAAAGAATGGGGAAAAGAATATCCTGTCGATATGACCTTGGATCAGGCGCAGGCCTCAGATTATGATGCTTTGGTATTACCGGGAGGTGTTATCAATCCTGATCAATTGCAAACCAATGATCAGTCCATTTCCTTCGTAAAAGATTTCTTTAAATACCAACAATATCTTTTTCATAATAAAAAACATCTGTAA